One genomic window of Dama dama isolate Ldn47 chromosome 7, ASM3311817v1, whole genome shotgun sequence includes the following:
- the TMEM217B gene encoding putative transmembrane protein 217B → MNDRKYSIVTGTFCFLNTVQFLIFEVNEVAFFGYEETFSVYQETRSELVSWVVTHKKNISVGLSTVTLLVCSLLLYCIHTKNYVGMLCYSVWIIIYELLSLSIILLTNRAIKEQFKELRYLRLTFQISRMLLHLFCVPFVTKYGYSIFKDPRAVSKIGQRRRSSVSTVESWSPVRMGSLYCKMN, encoded by the coding sequence ATGAATGACAGGAAGTACTCCATCGTGACAGGCACCTTCTGTTTCCTCAACACTGTCCAGTTCCTCATCTTTGAAGTGAATGAGGTTGCCTTCTTTGGCTATGAAGAGACGTTCAGTGTCTACCAGGAGACCAGGTCTGAGCTGGTCTCTTGGGTTGTGACCCACAAGAAGAACATCAGCGTCGGCCTGTCCACCGTCACCCTTCTGGTCTGCTCCTTGCTCCTCTACTGCATCCACACCAAGAACTACGTGGGCATGCTCTGCTACAGCGTGTGGATTATCATCTATGAGCTGCTCAGCCTCTCCATCATCCTGCTCACCAACAGGGCCATCAAAGAGCAGTTCAAGGAGCTGAGGTACCTGCGCTTGACCTTCCAGATCTCGCGGATGCTGCTACACTTGTTCTGCGTGCCGTTCGTCACCAAGTATGGATACTCCATCTTCAAGGACCCCAGGGCTGTAAGCAAGATTGGCCAACGCAGACGCTCTAGCGTCAGTACCGTTGAGTCGTGGTCACCCGTCAGGATGGGAAGCTTGTACTGCAAGATGAACTGA
- the TMEM217 gene encoding transmembrane protein 217 yields MKQQHWCGLTARMGSLLSGVFTITAVDLYLIFEQKYLRRNNCTEHASQIKSTSILIKLFIICWSLTIVVFLSFITILVSCLLLYSVYAHMYRGLVIYIVWIFFYETVNIVVQCLTNDDSSVGEVRVMRWFGLVSRICMHCFWMFFVVTYAYMIYKNKNQGNIISYNRRISSSSGDFRRKSKILNFSRRYSE; encoded by the coding sequence ATGAAACAGCAGCACTGGTGTGGCTTGACCGCCAGAATGGGCTCCCTGTTGTCAGGGGTCTTCACCATCACTGCTGTGGACTTGTACCTCATCTTTGAACAGAAGTACTTAAGGAGAAACAATTGCACTGAGCATGCGTCACAGATCAAGAGCACAAGTATCCTGATAAAACTGTTCATCATCTGCTGGAGCCTGACTATCGTCGTCTTCCTATCTTTCATCACCATCCTCGTCAGCTGCTTGCTGCTCTACTCAGTGTACGCCCACATGTACAGGGGCCTGGTAATCTACATTGTTTGGATCTTTTTCTACGAGACGGTAAACATTGTGGTACAATGCCTTACCAATGACGACTCTTCCGTTGGAGAGGTCAGAGTCATGCGCTGGTTTGGTCTGGTGTCCCGTATATGCATGCACTGTTTCTGGATGTTCTTTGTCGTCACTTACGCCTACATgatctacaaaaataaaaaccagggCAATATCATCTCCTACAACAGACGTATTTCCAGCAGCAGTGGAGACTTTCGGCGGAAATCCAAAATACTCAACTTTTCCCGCCGCTACAGTGAGTAA